The proteins below are encoded in one region of Ereboglobus luteus:
- a CDS encoding beta strand repeat-containing protein, with protein sequence MEILSGNNTFSGGLQVANGILYTTVGAGGLTIGQLDAGNNYLGSGTIGITGGSLRVDTRGKATTISGSNATIAIGDAFMAFENGGAVTLGTNSVVTASNANAHFDVSGDLVMDGGIFGDNGATLSKNITLRFDTTTNTDDESIVSLGTNGNALVKGLRNIDKEGSGQTTLASGLNFEISENVRLYGGILQLTADNQITRASGTANLLLSGGALGVAGTSQEFAELQLQGAGGSLLLGANGQITFGAAGTGANWNSNALLAIQNTSGDWLTDGTGAYIRFLTDPNFHTDQLAQISLTGYESGVQVTNTNSYYYMTAAADALKTIEWTGAGGNNLWGTGSNWLGGVSPDSIDISVSIKDIDQSLASGTITITDAQTLSRLNVNSAQSAVNLGGSGTLVFNRSGTYAGARIAHTGGSVLTIGNATRLDTSIELAANAPVNTSYIKWTGAVGGTGGITKTGDGTLLLYNANNNYTGGFTWQDSSVVQLGGASTANTGGNYFGTGTLVIGNGGNTNYYLETYNAALATGGATSANNTTRTIGSDFILQGNLYHQFQTDKGSKVANAYAGVVSNIIFSGNGVFGDASAAGSTYIIDNVGSGGSSGVRSPYVTTRFTGNITGYANIKQMGYGTIYYLGDNSGFLGNYVWSNGHIYGARDNFLGSGTIEISSTSRHNNYLYSHNGSNYVTVSLSNPFLFSGDGIILTGTFNFDLDSSGTNAKSQITSSSFNMGGSALVTFGKDHVIEGSGQFRFGSAGSYGFSGIARFLGENTFTGGIITEGRIQAGRDSVWNSGTLVSGAFGVGTIIVSQGGYIGAYSDNSATTSIRVGNEIRLNSSDLIVVNGGNATTLILETGSIALRNGKTDLAINIGTAAHALSIESLLYDNGNPGGFTKTGAGTLILSNTANQISGGIEAQAGVVRAVMHGSNVTIGGGALTPFGTGELLTKTTTNTGVAGAFEIAADDDATVTITGTDPFTLNDNGRLRITGANITTVLADGGRFYSSDTGEEGSLVADYIRSNNYALGIKISAPLLEINTGKTLTLLKANLLNSAGTISLTTSSTLALGTTYQSLNLLVNGDSTVDVSGGSSGNAYTLNIKDIVVNSGTLWFAGWDGNIDTGLGNTIIYTDIELGRYIEGVRLGDHAATSVISLTNNKGDAVLLPFEGIFYWSGTNGGLWEEGNWNLSNHTHAPNTEPNLKDGLVRFNTDYTMYNEGNVVITPVAAAETFHMVNALEFGGSTPATSGSIRISATSGAGLLFVSSDANAKGRITQAGVTDVYLDTPIRLASSVGGVPKTLTIEQNGTGDLFMRGQITGALAVVEVSGSAGSGMVVFSSTNSTFSGNFILNSGDVRIGADGTAAAGPLGMGSLTFRSGTLRGTDASGLIDAERTLVNTYNLDGGVSIAGTKKLTLSGNGNITSDSVVNMTEASGTLVLGAAGQTLSGTNNLVFEGEGKTVVVSELNLAEVTVSGSLTELDGVISGTTKIIKTGTGTLLLLAENTHSGGVVMQGGITGINNNSALGTGTAVLGSGSAPFTSGTLRFDANNLSLANNFTLASTGEVDTQAHSGTLAGVISGAGNITKAGTGALTLTNAANTHSGTMLVRTGTLALAANNAAGASTIHVDSAARVNLSYTGSLANTVSGAGVAEVTGTVLVTGGAANDDFSGTWAVNDTMRIAESNAAGAASNIALAGLLQTTGTANITLSNTLTGGGTVQFAGSGTHKLGANMGTAFTGQVDANQGAFTWDANASAVLANNATLRTTGGWTDIAAGAQTANTLAIAGGTLAFTGTATVATLTIDAPASVLMDQGKLTAPGILRQDEARSETLVAASNNTWGQTSPISAS encoded by the coding sequence ATGGAAATATTGAGCGGCAACAACACCTTTTCCGGCGGGCTGCAGGTTGCCAACGGAATATTATATACAACGGTGGGCGCGGGCGGGCTGACCATCGGGCAACTTGATGCCGGTAATAATTACCTGGGTTCCGGCACCATTGGCATAACAGGCGGCAGCCTGCGGGTGGACACGCGGGGGAAGGCCACGACGATAAGCGGATCAAATGCCACAATCGCCATCGGCGACGCTTTCATGGCGTTCGAGAATGGCGGGGCGGTGACCTTGGGAACAAACAGCGTCGTCACCGCCTCCAACGCCAACGCGCATTTCGACGTGTCCGGGGATTTGGTGATGGATGGCGGCATATTTGGCGACAATGGCGCCACTCTCTCGAAAAATATCACCCTCCGCTTCGACACCACCACGAACACGGACGACGAGTCGATCGTCAGTCTGGGCACGAATGGCAATGCCCTTGTGAAGGGCCTCCGAAACATCGACAAGGAGGGTTCCGGACAAACAACGCTGGCCTCCGGCCTAAACTTTGAGATATCCGAGAATGTGCGTCTCTACGGCGGCATCTTGCAACTGACCGCCGACAATCAAATCACCCGCGCCAGCGGCACGGCCAATTTGCTGCTCTCGGGCGGCGCGCTGGGAGTGGCGGGCACCAGCCAGGAGTTTGCCGAGTTGCAACTCCAAGGCGCGGGCGGCTCGCTGCTTTTGGGCGCGAACGGGCAGATCACCTTCGGCGCGGCGGGGACGGGCGCCAACTGGAATTCCAACGCACTGCTTGCCATCCAGAACACCAGCGGCGATTGGCTCACCGATGGCACCGGCGCATACATACGGTTTTTGACCGACCCCAATTTTCACACCGACCAGCTGGCGCAAATCTCATTGACCGGTTATGAATCCGGGGTGCAAGTGACGAATACAAATAGTTATTATTATATGACCGCTGCCGCGGATGCCTTGAAGACAATCGAGTGGACGGGCGCGGGTGGAAACAACCTCTGGGGCACGGGGTCCAACTGGCTGGGCGGCGTCTCGCCCGACTCCATTGACATCAGCGTCTCCATCAAGGACATTGACCAGAGCCTGGCCTCGGGGACGATCACCATAACCGACGCGCAGACATTGAGCCGGTTGAATGTAAACTCGGCGCAATCCGCGGTGAACCTGGGCGGTTCGGGCACGCTGGTGTTTAACCGCAGCGGCACCTATGCCGGCGCGCGCATCGCGCACACGGGCGGCTCCGTTCTCACCATCGGCAACGCCACGCGCCTGGACACAAGCATAGAGCTCGCGGCCAACGCGCCGGTGAACACCAGTTATATAAAATGGACGGGCGCGGTCGGCGGCACCGGCGGCATCACCAAGACGGGCGATGGCACGCTGTTATTATATAATGCGAACAATAATTACACCGGCGGCTTCACTTGGCAGGATTCCTCGGTGGTCCAGCTCGGCGGCGCATCGACGGCGAACACCGGCGGCAACTATTTCGGCACCGGCACGCTGGTCATCGGCAACGGTGGCAACACGAATTATTATCTGGAAACTTATAATGCCGCGCTTGCCACCGGTGGCGCGACATCGGCGAACAATACGACGCGCACCATCGGCTCCGACTTTATATTGCAGGGAAATCTTTATCACCAGTTCCAGACAGACAAGGGCTCGAAGGTTGCGAATGCATACGCCGGCGTTGTGTCCAATATTATATTTTCAGGCAACGGTGTTTTTGGTGATGCGAGCGCGGCCGGCAGCACTTATATTATTGATAATGTCGGGAGCGGCGGAAGTAGCGGCGTGCGCAGCCCCTATGTCACGACGCGCTTTACCGGAAACATCACCGGTTATGCGAATATCAAGCAAATGGGATACGGCACTATTTATTATCTAGGCGACAATTCGGGATTCCTGGGCAATTACGTCTGGAGCAATGGCCACATTTACGGCGCGCGGGATAATTTCCTCGGATCGGGAACAATCGAAATTTCATCGACTTCCAGGCATAATAATTATCTATATAGCCATAATGGCTCCAATTATGTGACGGTTTCCCTTTCCAATCCGTTTTTATTTTCCGGTGATGGCATTATTCTGACAGGGACGTTTAATTTTGACTTGGATAGCAGTGGCACGAACGCGAAAAGCCAAATCACAAGCAGCTCATTCAACATGGGTGGAAGCGCGCTTGTTACTTTTGGCAAGGACCATGTCATTGAGGGTTCGGGACAGTTCCGATTTGGATCGGCCGGCAGTTACGGGTTTAGCGGCATCGCGCGTTTCCTGGGGGAGAATACCTTCACGGGCGGCATTATCACCGAGGGACGCATTCAGGCGGGGCGCGATTCGGTGTGGAACAGTGGCACGCTCGTGAGCGGCGCATTTGGCGTCGGCACGATCATTGTCTCGCAAGGCGGCTACATCGGCGCGTATTCCGATAATTCGGCGACAACCTCGATTCGCGTGGGCAACGAGATTCGCTTGAACTCATCCGACCTCATCGTTGTCAACGGCGGCAACGCCACGACTTTGATTTTGGAAACGGGCAGCATTGCCCTGCGCAACGGCAAAACGGACTTGGCGATCAACATCGGCACCGCCGCGCACGCGCTCTCCATCGAGTCGCTGCTATACGACAACGGAAACCCCGGCGGCTTCACCAAAACCGGCGCGGGCACCCTGATCCTGAGCAACACGGCAAACCAAATCAGCGGCGGCATCGAGGCGCAGGCAGGCGTGGTGCGTGCGGTGATGCACGGAAGCAACGTGACCATAGGCGGCGGGGCGCTCACACCCTTCGGCACCGGCGAACTGCTCACCAAGACGACGACCAACACGGGCGTTGCCGGCGCTTTCGAAATTGCCGCCGATGATGACGCCACCGTCACCATCACGGGCACCGATCCCTTCACCCTGAACGACAACGGCCGCTTGCGCATCACCGGCGCCAACATCACCACGGTGCTCGCCGACGGCGGCCGCTTTTATTCCTCGGATACGGGGGAGGAAGGCTCGCTGGTGGCCGATTACATTCGGTCGAACAATTACGCCCTCGGAATCAAAATCTCCGCGCCGCTTCTGGAAATCAACACCGGCAAGACATTGACCCTCTTGAAAGCCAACCTGCTCAATTCGGCGGGAACGATCTCGCTGACAACGAGCAGCACGCTCGCCCTGGGCACGACTTACCAAAGCCTGAACCTGCTGGTGAACGGCGATTCGACCGTGGATGTTTCCGGCGGGTCATCGGGCAATGCCTACACGCTTAACATCAAGGACATCGTGGTGAACAGCGGCACGTTGTGGTTTGCCGGATGGGATGGCAATATTGATACGGGACTGGGCAATACAATCATCTACACCGACATCGAGTTGGGCCGTTATATCGAGGGAGTGCGACTGGGCGATCACGCCGCCACTTCCGTGATCTCGCTGACCAATAACAAAGGTGACGCCGTATTGCTGCCCTTCGAGGGAATCTTTTACTGGAGCGGCACCAACGGCGGACTCTGGGAAGAGGGGAATTGGAATCTGTCCAATCACACCCACGCCCCGAACACTGAACCCAACCTAAAAGACGGCTTGGTGCGCTTCAACACGGATTACACCATGTATAACGAGGGCAATGTCGTGATAACGCCGGTGGCCGCCGCGGAAACCTTCCACATGGTGAACGCCCTGGAGTTTGGCGGCAGCACGCCGGCGACCAGCGGCTCGATCCGCATAAGCGCGACCTCGGGAGCCGGCCTTCTGTTTGTCTCAAGCGACGCGAATGCCAAGGGCCGCATCACCCAGGCGGGCGTCACGGATGTGTATCTTGACACGCCAATCCGCCTCGCGTCCAGCGTCGGTGGTGTGCCCAAGACATTGACCATCGAACAAAACGGCACGGGAGACCTGTTCATGCGCGGACAGATAACAGGGGCCCTGGCTGTGGTGGAAGTGTCCGGCTCCGCTGGTTCCGGCATGGTGGTGTTTTCCTCAACAAACAGCACCTTCAGCGGCAACTTCATCCTCAATTCCGGCGACGTGCGCATCGGCGCCGACGGGACGGCCGCGGCCGGTCCCCTCGGCATGGGCTCGCTGACATTCAGAAGCGGCACCCTGCGCGGGACTGACGCAAGCGGCCTCATCGATGCGGAACGCACGCTCGTCAACACCTACAACCTCGACGGCGGAGTGAGCATCGCGGGCACAAAGAAACTGACGCTGTCAGGCAACGGAAATATAACCTCGGACTCCGTGGTCAACATGACTGAGGCGAGCGGCACGCTTGTGCTCGGCGCGGCGGGCCAAACGCTCTCCGGCACGAACAACCTGGTCTTTGAGGGCGAGGGAAAGACGGTGGTGGTCTCCGAACTGAACCTCGCCGAGGTGACCGTTTCCGGCTCCCTCACGGAACTCGACGGCGTCATCAGCGGCACGACAAAGATCATAAAAACCGGCACCGGCACGCTGTTGCTGCTCGCGGAAAACACGCACAGTGGCGGCGTGGTAATGCAAGGCGGCATCACGGGCATCAACAACAACTCCGCACTCGGCACCGGCACGGCGGTGCTCGGCAGCGGCTCTGCGCCGTTCACCAGCGGCACGCTGCGCTTCGACGCGAACAACCTCTCGCTCGCCAACAATTTCACCCTCGCCAGCACCGGAGAGGTGGACACGCAAGCGCACAGCGGCACCCTCGCCGGCGTGATCAGCGGCGCGGGCAACATCACCAAGGCCGGCACGGGCGCGCTCACCCTTACCAACGCCGCCAACACGCACAGCGGCACCATGCTCGTGCGCACGGGCACGCTCGCGCTCGCCGCGAACAACGCCGCCGGCGCCTCGACAATCCATGTCGATTCGGCCGCCCGCGTTAACCTCTCCTACACCGGCAGCCTCGCGAACACGGTAAGCGGCGCGGGCGTTGCCGAAGTCACCGGCACGGTGCTTGTCACCGGCGGCGCGGCGAACGACGACTTCAGCGGCACCTGGGCGGTCAACGACACCATGCGCATCGCCGAATCGAACGCGGCCGGCGCCGCGAGCAATATCGCGCTCGCCGGCCTGCTGCAAACCACCGGCACGGCAAACATCACCCTCTCCAACACACTCACGGGCGGCGGCACGGTGCAATTTGCCGGAAGCGGCACGCACAAGCTCGGCGCGAACATGGGCACCGCCTTCACCGGCCAGGTGGACGCAAACCAAGGCGCCTTCACCTGGGACGCCAACGCGAGCGCCGTCCTTGCGAACAACGCGACACTTCGGACAACCGGCGGGTGGACCGACATCGCCGCGGGCGCGCAAACCGCAAACACCCTCGCCATCGCGGGCGGCACGCTCGCGTTCACGGGAACGGCAACGGTGGCAACCCTCACCATCGACGCGCCCGCCTCGGTCCTCATGGACCAGGGCAAGCTCACCGCGCCCGGAATCCTGCGGCAAGACGAGGCGCGATCGGAAACGCTCGTCGCCGCCTCCAACAACACCTGGGGGCAAACCTCTCCAATCTCGGCCTCGTGA
- a CDS encoding beta strand repeat-containing protein, protein MRKININRPRVLAALMSSVFAFVSIAHGQNRTWTGSGGDSNWSTAGNWSGNALPTGTAVFNASTYPALAGSVITLGSAQTIGGFQAVGPAGGSGVSSLLTIGSGVSPVLSFNNGASISLAGGLSLAFGANVTANGSLLVDNRSNNMGTISFLGALDAGSNAITFNTAFTDGTGIVVNGALTAGDITKTGDGTIRFSSATAATVTGNINFNAGRIIIDGNNVLGDGVIRLGSGGNTRQLAITGSADYSLRNALDLTTDLNVFRLDEDSATSYRKLTLDPSSAFTSNIGASGTLTVGKLVDLALGENQNFSGGTLAKTGGGILRLSGAGSTFAELVVTQGSVLADIRSDMTLGGGSSIFGAGKVTVDGGDTVLGITSNNAANIFTLGAGADIELVNGALFSLDNAALHLQSGTINTGTTGRLQFDGKVMLGSTVLQGTSLTSNGIALGGDVVFTNNTGIVDTASHLFRLSNTGTQVLSHNGSGGTVISGDVVKTGAGRTVLDSSLTSLTFGKGAQLNAGVFDLGTSNLVANANDGVTIGSGTLSFGKADQLTGVLTYAGGGVALMNGYSQTISNVAIGAAQIGLIKLGGDVTTSTTLALGELSFGSAGSVFSIAGYMAGANSDRIFYSGSLNQAQLSNNVWFYGYNPGVRLVSGELLTPLRSGTNTPDFLQVEWTNADNDLNAANYKNWRTLAASGSRTGPLALPNAPGVEITFNDNFGSISGKTVSGAGFAGDGGTWTVGKLIFNYSTVVSSALNVNAGAGVVMVFDSGVDGQAAEIRNTTGYYPSIAGTGTLRSNLLFSGSNNMVMEMAITGSHNMIVNRPGGNLRWGSNSSGFTGDFILNAGSIYIQRASASFGSGNFIINGGAINGQTGGYQAKRSLRSKLVINSNFSANWVWFDYGGMWRSRAQNKSMSAATLPRSASAPRLRLAPPPTLSARARSSRRAARKWKY, encoded by the coding sequence ATGCGTAAAATAAACATAAACAGACCGCGTGTTTTGGCCGCGCTCATGTCCTCGGTCTTCGCGTTTGTTTCCATCGCCCACGGGCAAAATCGCACGTGGACAGGTTCCGGCGGTGACTCGAATTGGAGCACCGCGGGCAACTGGTCCGGCAATGCGCTTCCGACGGGAACGGCCGTTTTTAACGCGAGCACTTATCCCGCTCTTGCGGGGAGCGTCATCACGCTCGGCTCGGCGCAAACCATCGGCGGGTTTCAGGCTGTCGGCCCCGCCGGCGGGTCGGGTGTGAGCAGCCTCCTCACCATCGGTTCCGGCGTGTCGCCAGTGCTGTCGTTCAATAACGGCGCGTCCATTTCCCTTGCCGGGGGGCTGTCGCTTGCCTTTGGGGCGAATGTCACCGCGAACGGCAGTCTGCTGGTTGACAACCGGAGCAACAACATGGGGACCATTTCGTTTTTGGGCGCGCTTGATGCGGGGAGCAACGCCATCACCTTCAACACCGCGTTCACCGACGGGACGGGCATTGTTGTCAACGGCGCGTTGACCGCCGGCGACATCACGAAGACGGGCGATGGCACGATTCGTTTTTCGTCCGCGACGGCGGCGACGGTGACTGGCAATATTAACTTTAACGCCGGGCGCATTATCATCGACGGAAACAATGTCCTGGGCGACGGCGTGATCAGGCTTGGCTCGGGCGGCAACACGCGGCAATTGGCGATCACCGGCTCGGCGGATTATTCACTGCGCAACGCGCTCGACCTCACCACCGATCTCAACGTGTTCCGGCTGGACGAGGATAGCGCCACCTCATACCGCAAGCTGACGCTGGATCCCTCCAGCGCGTTTACCAGCAACATCGGCGCGTCCGGCACGCTTACGGTTGGCAAGCTCGTCGACCTGGCGCTTGGCGAGAACCAGAATTTCAGCGGCGGCACGCTGGCCAAGACCGGCGGCGGCATACTCAGGTTGAGCGGGGCGGGCAGCACGTTTGCGGAGCTGGTTGTCACGCAGGGCAGCGTGCTGGCGGACATCCGATCGGACATGACGCTTGGCGGCGGCTCCAGCATTTTCGGGGCGGGAAAAGTGACCGTGGACGGCGGCGACACGGTGCTTGGGATCACCAGCAACAACGCCGCGAATATCTTCACCCTGGGCGCCGGGGCTGACATCGAGCTGGTCAATGGCGCGCTGTTCTCCTTGGACAACGCCGCGCTGCATCTCCAATCGGGCACCATCAACACCGGGACGACCGGGCGGCTCCAGTTTGACGGAAAGGTCATGCTGGGCAGCACCGTGTTGCAGGGCACCTCGCTGACCTCGAACGGTATCGCGCTTGGCGGCGATGTCGTGTTTACCAACAACACCGGCATCGTGGACACCGCCAGCCATCTGTTCCGGCTTTCCAACACCGGCACGCAAGTGCTCAGCCACAACGGAAGCGGGGGCACCGTCATCTCCGGGGATGTTGTCAAGACGGGCGCGGGTCGCACGGTTTTGGACAGCTCGCTCACCAGCCTCACATTTGGCAAGGGCGCGCAACTGAACGCCGGTGTTTTTGACTTGGGAACCAGCAACCTCGTGGCGAACGCCAATGACGGCGTCACCATTGGCAGCGGCACGTTGTCCTTCGGGAAGGCGGATCAACTCACGGGAGTGCTCACCTATGCCGGCGGCGGGGTTGCGCTGATGAACGGCTATTCGCAGACCATCAGCAATGTGGCAATCGGCGCGGCCCAGATCGGTTTGATAAAACTGGGCGGGGACGTGACCACCAGCACGACGCTGGCTTTGGGCGAATTGAGCTTTGGCAGCGCCGGCAGCGTTTTCAGCATCGCCGGTTACATGGCGGGGGCAAACTCCGACAGGATTTTTTATAGTGGTTCTCTAAACCAGGCGCAGTTGAGCAATAATGTTTGGTTTTACGGCTATAATCCCGGGGTGCGTTTAGTTTCAGGCGAGCTGCTGACACCTTTGCGCAGCGGCACCAACACGCCCGACTTTTTGCAGGTCGAGTGGACCAATGCGGATAACGACTTGAACGCGGCCAATTATAAAAACTGGCGCACACTGGCGGCATCGGGGAGTAGAACCGGCCCCCTGGCATTGCCCAACGCGCCGGGTGTTGAAATAACATTTAATGACAACTTCGGCTCCATATCCGGCAAAACCGTCAGCGGCGCCGGCTTCGCCGGGGATGGCGGCACATGGACTGTCGGAAAACTGATATTCAATTACTCCACCGTCGTCAGTTCCGCGCTGAATGTTAACGCCGGGGCGGGCGTTGTCATGGTGTTTGACAGCGGCGTGGACGGCCAGGCTGCGGAAATCAGGAACACCACTGGTTATTATCCCAGCATTGCGGGAACCGGCACATTACGATCCAATCTCTTGTTTTCCGGCAGCAACAACATGGTGATGGAGATGGCCATTACCGGAAGCCATAATATGATAGTGAACAGGCCCGGTGGCAATCTTCGCTGGGGTTCGAACAGTTCTGGTTTTACGGGCGACTTTATTTTGAATGCTGGTAGTATATATATTCAAAGAGCCTCCGCCAGCTTCGGGAGTGGTAATTTTATTATCAATGGCGGCGCGATTAACGGACAAACGGGCGGCTATCAGGCCAAGCGGAGCCTCCGGAGCAAACTGGTTATTAATTCTAATTTCAGCGCAAATTGGGTTTGGTTCGACTACGGGGGGATGTGGAGATCACGGGCGCAAAACAAATCAATGTCGGCAGCAACACTTCCACGGTCGGCGAGCGCGCCTCGGTTACGTTTAGCGCCACCACCAACCTTGTCGGCACGGGCGCGCTCATCAAGGCGGGCGGCTCGCAAATGGAAATATTGA
- the tyrS gene encoding tyrosine--tRNA ligase translates to MTNLIEDLKWRGLMADCTDLDALTKRLNEGPVTVYIGFDPTGDSLHVGHLMGQLTLRRFQLAGHNVLPLAGGATGMIGDPSGRSSERNLLTPEQLAHNVDCIKKQLMRLLDFDPASCPNPARIIDNADWTRNITFLDFLRDVGKHFSLNVMLAKDSVRSRMEGDGGISYTEFSYQLLQAHDFYILRRDHNCELQIGGSDQWGNIASGVDFIRRKLGITAHGMTFPLITKADGSKFGKSVGGAVWLDPEKTSPYKFYQFFVNTEDVKVCEYLRRFTFLSRPEIEELEAKHAANPGAREAHRALAREVTRTVHGQAALDAALKASEILFGAEIGDTSEATFRDVVGEVPTKPVERAKLDAGAPLTELLVHAGLVNSKGQARKDIEGGGIYVNNIRAGEAARVVTAADLLFGKYVLLRKGKKSYAVLLAE, encoded by the coding sequence ATGACAAATCTGATCGAAGACCTGAAGTGGCGCGGCCTGATGGCCGACTGCACCGACCTTGATGCGCTCACCAAGCGCCTTAATGAGGGGCCGGTCACGGTGTATATTGGCTTCGATCCCACGGGCGATTCGCTCCACGTCGGGCACCTCATGGGGCAGCTCACGCTGCGCCGTTTCCAGCTCGCCGGCCACAATGTCCTGCCGCTCGCCGGCGGCGCCACGGGCATGATAGGCGATCCTTCCGGGCGTTCCTCCGAGCGCAATTTGCTCACGCCCGAGCAGCTCGCGCACAATGTGGACTGCATCAAAAAACAGCTCATGCGCCTGCTCGATTTTGACCCGGCGAGCTGCCCGAATCCGGCGCGCATCATTGATAACGCCGACTGGACTCGCAACATCACCTTCCTGGATTTCCTGCGCGATGTCGGAAAGCACTTTTCGCTCAACGTGATGCTTGCCAAGGATTCCGTGCGCTCGCGCATGGAGGGCGACGGCGGCATCAGCTACACCGAGTTCAGTTACCAGCTCCTCCAGGCGCACGACTTCTACATCCTGCGCCGCGACCACAACTGCGAGCTCCAGATCGGCGGCTCCGACCAGTGGGGCAACATCGCATCGGGCGTCGACTTCATCCGCCGCAAGCTCGGCATCACCGCCCACGGCATGACGTTCCCGCTCATCACGAAGGCCGACGGCAGCAAGTTCGGCAAGTCGGTGGGCGGCGCGGTGTGGCTCGATCCCGAAAAAACGAGCCCCTACAAATTCTACCAGTTTTTCGTCAACACCGAGGATGTGAAGGTTTGCGAATATCTGCGGCGATTCACGTTTCTCAGCCGTCCCGAAATCGAGGAACTCGAGGCGAAGCACGCCGCCAATCCCGGGGCGCGCGAGGCGCATCGCGCGCTGGCCCGCGAGGTCACACGCACGGTGCACGGCCAGGCCGCGCTCGACGCGGCGCTCAAGGCCAGCGAGATTTTGTTCGGCGCGGAGATCGGCGACACCAGCGAGGCGACATTTCGCGATGTCGTTGGCGAGGTTCCGACCAAGCCGGTCGAGCGCGCCAAGCTCGACGCCGGCGCTCCGCTCACCGAATTGCTTGTGCACGCCGGGCTCGTCAATTCCAAGGGGCAGGCGCGCAAGGACATCGAGGGTGGCGGCATTTATGTGAACAATATCCGCGCCGGCGAGGCCGCCCGTGTGGTGACCGCCGCGGATTTGTTGTTCGGCAAATACGTGCTGCTGCGCAAGGGCAAGAAGAGCTACGCGGTGCTGCTCGCGGAGTAA
- a CDS encoding sialidase family protein — protein MIPIFKTAKSLLLAQCALLALFIAAPVTSAQPKEHYAHMEHSVLFETGRGNKYKSIRIPCVLALPDNTVLAVASGRSKVSDWADIDMIMRRSTNGGKNWEPMRVLADHGNGVADNPVLIWDGQTQTTHFLYQVNYERVLHMTSTDSGKTWTKPADITPQLGDFKKCVDWNVIAPGPGHGIQLKNGRLLAPTWLAHGKVRADGTRAHGPSVITSIYSDDHGKTWHCGELLPRISKHMNETTAVTTDDDRVMFITRTHNSYKTIALSPDGATQWTKPEINEDLFTPNCFGSSLRISGSPDKSRILFCNPDSRHNMRPNKSGQWRARTNLTVKLSYDDGKTWPVSKVIDPGRSSYSDLAMLPDGTILCLYEHGDKYISIARFSLEWLTDCKDTLGKADAAR, from the coding sequence ATGATCCCGATTTTCAAAACGGCAAAATCCCTGCTCCTCGCGCAATGCGCACTGCTCGCGCTGTTCATCGCGGCCCCCGTCACTTCCGCCCAGCCCAAGGAGCACTACGCGCACATGGAGCATTCCGTGCTCTTCGAAACCGGCAGGGGCAACAAATACAAATCCATCCGCATCCCGTGCGTGCTCGCCCTGCCCGACAACACCGTGCTCGCAGTCGCCTCGGGGCGTAGCAAGGTGTCCGACTGGGCGGACATCGACATGATCATGCGCCGCAGCACCAACGGCGGGAAAAACTGGGAGCCCATGCGGGTGCTGGCCGACCACGGCAACGGAGTCGCCGACAACCCCGTGCTGATTTGGGACGGCCAAACCCAAACCACGCACTTCCTTTATCAAGTGAACTACGAGCGCGTTCTCCACATGACGAGCACCGACAGCGGTAAAACATGGACAAAACCCGCCGATATCACACCCCAGCTCGGCGACTTCAAAAAATGCGTCGACTGGAACGTGATCGCTCCCGGGCCCGGACACGGCATTCAGCTCAAAAACGGCCGGCTCCTCGCGCCCACCTGGCTCGCCCATGGAAAAGTGCGCGCGGACGGGACGCGCGCGCACGGCCCCTCGGTTATCACATCCATCTACAGCGACGACCACGGAAAAACATGGCACTGTGGCGAACTGCTGCCGCGCATCAGCAAGCACATGAACGAAACCACCGCCGTGACCACGGACGACGACCGCGTCATGTTTATCACGCGCACACACAATTCATACAAAACCATCGCCCTCAGCCCCGACGGAGCCACGCAATGGACAAAGCCGGAAATCAACGAGGACCTTTTTACGCCAAATTGTTTTGGCAGTTCGCTGCGCATTTCGGGATCGCCCGACAAAAGCCGCATCCTCTTCTGCAATCCGGACAGCCGCCACAACATGCGCCCCAATAAATCCGGCCAATGGCGCGCTCGCACAAACCTCACTGTGAAACTCAGCTACGACGACGGAAAAACATGGCCCGTCTCGAAGGTGATCGACCCGGGCCGCAGCTCGTATTCCGACCTCGCCATGCTGCCCGACGGCACAATCCTCTGCCTCTACGAACATGGCGACAAATACATTTCCATCGCCCGCTTCAGCCTCGAATGGCTGACCGACTGCAAGGACACCCTGGGCAAGGCCGACGCCGCGCGATGA